One stretch of Brachyhypopomus gauderio isolate BG-103 chromosome 10, BGAUD_0.2, whole genome shotgun sequence DNA includes these proteins:
- the lim2.1 gene encoding lens intrinsic membrane protein 2.1, whose protein sequence is MYSFMGAGLFCAGVGNILLIVSTATDYWMQYRHSDNYIHQGLWRYCTPGKCFLHTDSIAYWDATRAFMTLSLLSCFFGIVVGIMAFIRHASFDRVDKTFSAGAVFLISFLFVFLAMTVYTGVTVHYYGKRYGSWRFSWSYTNGWVASGLTFFSGVLYMCSYRMHECPRSPAPH, encoded by the exons ATGTACAGTTTTATGGGAGCAGGCCTATTTTGTGCAGGAGTGGGGAATATACTCCTGATTGTTTCCACAGCAACAGATTATTGGATGCAGTACCGTCACTCTGACAACTACATACACCAGGGCCTGTGGCGATACTGCACACCTGGGAAATGCTTCCTTCACACGGACAGCATCG CCTACTGGGACGCCACGCGGGCATTCATGACATTATCTCTGCTTTCGTGCTTCTTTGGCATCGTCGTCGGTATCATGGCCTTCATACGTCACGCCTCCTTCGATAGGGTTGATAAAACCTTTTCTGCAGGCGCAGTATTTCTCATCTCAT TTTTGTTTGTGTTCCTGGCAATGACCGTGTACACGGGGGTAACGGTGCATTATTACGGTAAACGCTATGGCAGCTGGCGCTTCTCCTGGTCCTACACCAACGGCTGGGTGGCGAGTGGACTCACTTTCTTTTCAG GTGTTCTCTATATGTGTTCCTATCGGATGCACGAATGCCCCCGAAGCCCGGCTCCACACTAG